The following are encoded in a window of Tessaracoccus flavescens genomic DNA:
- a CDS encoding DUF2871 domain-containing protein: MTKALKTQYFFASAYTALGLLSGLFYREFTKFNDHPGGTQLAVVHTHWLTLGAICGLIFLLLEKQFELSVLTKRYKAFMITFNVGVVLTGTMMLIKGSLQVLGNPFADSPMLAGFAGLGHMSVTAGFVLLLLMLGTRIGFFGKKLADA; this comes from the coding sequence ATGACCAAGGCCCTCAAGACCCAGTACTTCTTCGCGTCGGCGTACACCGCCCTCGGACTGCTGAGCGGGCTGTTCTACCGCGAGTTCACGAAGTTCAACGACCACCCGGGTGGCACCCAGTTGGCCGTCGTGCACACCCACTGGCTGACGCTCGGCGCCATCTGCGGCCTGATCTTCCTGCTGCTCGAGAAGCAGTTCGAGCTGAGCGTGCTCACCAAGCGGTACAAGGCATTCATGATCACCTTCAACGTCGGCGTCGTGCTGACCGGCACCATGATGCTGATCAAGGGCTCCCTCCAGGTGCTCGGAAACCCCTTCGCCGACTCGCCGATGCTGGCGGGCTTCGCCGGCCTCGGGCACATGAGCGTCACCGCCGGCTTCGTGCTCCTGCTGCTCATGCTCGGCACCCGCATCGGCTTCTTCGGCAAGAAGCTCGCCGATGCCTGA
- a CDS encoding MFS transporter — protein MPEEVQEPDKGRRRWAGLAVLAISLGLVVLDGTIVGVSLPVIIQDLGLSLTDAEWVNSLYSVVFAALLLTAGRLGDRFGRRNTLLIGILLFGGGSVLAALSGGAASLIAARAVQGVGGALILPSTLSTVNATFRGKDRAVAFGVWGAVMSGAAALGPLLGGLLTKYASWHWIFLVNVPIGLVLIAATLLLVDDTRGDADPGRDLLGPVLAAVGFGALVFGLIEGSNLGWWSPESELRLGSFTWGLDVPVSAAPVALLVGAVFIAVFVAYERRRGARGKVRILDTSLFAIPSFAWGNLTAGLVAVGEFALVFVLPLYLTTTLGLDTLGAGLVLVTMALGAFFAGASARHVAAALGAARVVILGLALEVVGAAATGLLVLLELGSWWVAATMLVYGVGVGLASAQVTSLVLGDVPVEESGSGSAVQSTVRQIGSALGAALGGTVLTSALGTHVLQQATPDDFARASSWAVWAAAAALAIGLFSSLRLKASVGSRRNGSPADQPDPDGAGVGTLRG, from the coding sequence ATGCCTGAGGAGGTTCAGGAGCCTGACAAAGGCCGCCGCCGCTGGGCGGGGCTCGCCGTCCTGGCGATCTCGCTCGGCCTCGTGGTGCTCGACGGAACGATCGTCGGCGTCTCGCTGCCGGTCATCATCCAGGACCTCGGGCTGTCGCTGACCGACGCCGAGTGGGTCAACAGCCTCTACTCGGTGGTCTTCGCCGCCCTGCTCCTGACGGCGGGACGCCTGGGCGACAGGTTCGGCCGCCGCAACACCCTGCTGATCGGCATCCTGCTGTTCGGCGGGGGAAGCGTGCTCGCGGCGCTCTCGGGTGGCGCCGCGTCACTGATCGCGGCCCGCGCGGTGCAGGGCGTCGGTGGTGCACTGATCCTCCCCTCGACGCTCTCGACGGTCAACGCGACGTTCCGGGGCAAGGACCGCGCGGTCGCCTTCGGCGTCTGGGGTGCCGTGATGTCGGGCGCCGCCGCCCTGGGCCCACTGCTCGGCGGCCTCCTGACGAAGTACGCGAGCTGGCACTGGATCTTCCTGGTCAACGTCCCGATCGGGCTCGTGCTCATCGCGGCCACCCTCCTCCTCGTCGACGACACGCGGGGCGACGCCGATCCGGGCCGCGACCTCCTCGGCCCCGTGTTGGCCGCCGTCGGCTTCGGCGCCCTGGTCTTCGGTCTCATCGAGGGCTCGAACCTCGGCTGGTGGAGCCCCGAGTCGGAGCTTCGTCTCGGCTCGTTCACCTGGGGCCTCGACGTGCCCGTCTCGGCCGCGCCTGTCGCCCTCCTCGTCGGTGCCGTGTTCATCGCGGTCTTCGTGGCATATGAGCGACGCCGCGGAGCCCGCGGAAAGGTCCGGATCCTCGACACCTCGCTGTTCGCGATCCCCAGCTTCGCGTGGGGCAACCTCACCGCAGGCCTCGTCGCCGTCGGCGAGTTCGCACTGGTGTTCGTGCTGCCGCTGTATCTCACCACCACGCTCGGGCTGGACACCCTCGGCGCTGGGCTCGTCCTCGTGACCATGGCGCTCGGCGCATTCTTCGCGGGTGCCTCCGCCCGCCATGTCGCCGCCGCTCTCGGTGCTGCCCGCGTGGTGATCCTCGGGCTGGCGCTCGAGGTCGTCGGTGCAGCCGCGACCGGACTCCTCGTCCTGCTCGAGCTCGGCTCCTGGTGGGTCGCCGCCACCATGCTGGTCTACGGCGTCGGTGTCGGCCTCGCGTCGGCCCAGGTCACCTCGCTCGTGCTCGGTGACGTGCCGGTGGAGGAGTCGGGCTCCGGCTCCGCCGTCCAGTCGACCGTGCGCCAGATCGGCTCCGCCCTCGGCGCGGCGCTTGGCGGGACGGTGCTGACCAGCGCGCTCGGCACGCACGTCCTGCAGCAGGCAACGCCCGATGACTTCGCCCGGGCCAGCTCGTGGGCAGTCTGGGCCGCCGCGGCGGCCCTCGCGATCGGCCTGTTCTCCTCGCTGCGGCTCAAGGCGAGCGTCGGCTCACGCCGGAACGGGAGCCCCGCCGATCAGCCTGACCCGGACGGTGCCGGAGTCGGCACGCTCCGGGGCTGA
- a CDS encoding YidH family protein: MARSRFPSSVFSTGSEPDPRFTMANERTYLAWIRTSLAMLAGGIALEVLGLGLHEGLRLAASLVLMLAAVAAAPMAYFGWARNERALRRNEPLPSSPFGLPLVICVSVAAVLVLLGFLLR, from the coding sequence ATGGCCCGCTCCCGCTTCCCCAGCTCCGTCTTCTCGACCGGTTCCGAGCCCGATCCGCGCTTCACCATGGCCAACGAGCGGACATACCTGGCCTGGATCAGGACCTCGCTCGCCATGCTGGCCGGCGGCATCGCGCTCGAGGTGCTTGGCCTCGGCCTCCACGAGGGACTCCGGCTCGCGGCGTCGCTCGTGCTGATGCTCGCAGCTGTGGCCGCGGCGCCGATGGCCTACTTCGGCTGGGCCCGCAACGAGCGTGCCTTGCGCCGCAACGAGCCGCTGCCCTCCTCCCCCTTCGGCCTCCCGCTCGTCATCTGCGTGTCGGTGGCGGCCGTGCTCGTCTTGCTGGGCTTCCTGCTGCGATGA
- a CDS encoding DUF202 domain-containing protein: protein MSDHPFDPGLQPERTRLAWQRTAISIAVGALVYARIEAGVLGLASWACAVIGAVAGIGIGYWSKQRYRYTHRCLNTGRVALPDGLLPLVVAVVVFAAGLLAVVAALLRATGDNPPI from the coding sequence ATGAGCGACCACCCGTTCGATCCAGGGTTGCAGCCGGAACGCACCCGGCTCGCCTGGCAGCGCACCGCGATCTCCATCGCGGTCGGTGCACTGGTCTACGCGCGGATCGAGGCAGGCGTGCTCGGCCTCGCGAGCTGGGCCTGCGCCGTGATCGGCGCGGTCGCCGGGATCGGCATCGGCTACTGGTCGAAGCAGCGCTACCGCTACACCCACCGTTGCCTGAACACCGGACGGGTCGCCCTCCCGGACGGGCTGCTCCCGCTTGTCGTCGCGGTCGTGGTCTTCGCAGCGGGGCTGCTCGCGGTCGTGGCCGCGCTCCTGCGCGCCACCGGCGACAACCCACCGATCTGA
- a CDS encoding ATP-dependent Clp protease ATP-binding subunit produces the protein MFERFTDRARRVIVLAQDEAKLLNHNFIGTEHILLGLIHEGEGVAAKALESLGIELEAVRQQVEEIIGQGQQVPTGHIPFTPRAKKVLELSLREALQMNHNYIGTEHILLGLIREGEGVAAQVLIKLGADLGRVRSTVLQLITGYQGREASMSGAPDSGPEKGGNSQILDQFGRNLTQAARENQLDPVIGRTHEIERVMTVLSRRTKNNPVLIGEPGVGKTAVVEGLSQAIVRGDVPETLRDKQIYTLDLGALVAGSRYRGDFEERLKKVLKEIKTRGDIMLFIDEIHTLVGAGAAEGAIDAASILKPMLARGELQTIGATTLDEYRKHIEKDAALERRFQPIQVAEPSVALTVDILKGLRDRYEAHHRITITDEALSSAATMADRYIQDRFLPDKAIDLIDEAGARLRIQRMTAPPDLREFDEAIAANKLEKDAAIDAQDFERAARLRDEEQKLRAQRAEKEEAWKQGDSDIPAVVGEEEIAVVLSGSTGIPVFKLTEEESQRLLRMEEELGKRYIGQEDAVKALSRSIRRTRAGLKDPKRPSGSFIFAGPSGVGKTELTKALTEFLFGDEDALITLDMSEYSEKHTASRMFGSPPGYVGYEEGGQLTEKVRRKPFSVVLFDEIEKAHPDIFNSLLQILDEGRLTDAQGRVVDFKNTVIVMTTNLGTRDISKSVNLGFSKAGDTESNYEKMKAKVSDELKQHFRPEFLNRVDEIVVFHQLTQTDIERIVDLMVAQIESRLKDKDMGIELTPAAKTLIAKRGFDPVLGARPLRRALQRDVEDILAEKILFGELSAGQIVQVDVAEEGSELPFKFTGVAKADVAELEPAFEGEQG, from the coding sequence ATGTTCGAACGGTTCACCGACCGCGCGCGGCGCGTGATCGTCCTGGCCCAGGACGAGGCCAAGCTGCTCAACCACAACTTCATCGGCACCGAGCACATCCTGCTCGGCCTCATTCATGAGGGAGAGGGCGTCGCTGCCAAGGCTCTGGAGTCTCTCGGCATCGAGCTGGAGGCTGTCCGGCAGCAGGTCGAGGAGATCATCGGCCAGGGCCAGCAGGTTCCGACGGGTCACATCCCGTTCACCCCCCGCGCCAAGAAGGTTCTCGAACTTTCTCTGCGCGAGGCGCTGCAGATGAACCACAACTACATCGGCACTGAGCACATCCTGCTCGGCCTCATCCGTGAGGGTGAGGGGGTCGCGGCCCAGGTGCTGATCAAGCTGGGCGCCGACCTCGGTCGCGTCCGCAGCACCGTGCTGCAGCTCATCACGGGCTACCAGGGCCGCGAGGCCTCGATGTCCGGCGCCCCCGACTCCGGTCCGGAGAAGGGCGGCAACTCGCAGATCCTCGACCAGTTCGGCCGTAACCTGACCCAGGCTGCGCGCGAGAACCAGCTGGATCCCGTGATCGGCCGTACCCATGAGATCGAGCGCGTCATGACCGTGCTCAGCCGCCGCACCAAGAACAACCCGGTGCTGATCGGCGAGCCCGGCGTCGGCAAGACCGCGGTCGTCGAGGGCCTCTCGCAGGCCATCGTCCGTGGTGATGTGCCGGAGACGCTGCGCGACAAGCAGATCTACACGCTGGACCTCGGCGCACTCGTCGCAGGCTCCCGCTACCGCGGTGACTTCGAGGAGCGCCTGAAGAAGGTGCTCAAGGAGATCAAGACCCGCGGCGACATCATGCTGTTCATCGACGAGATCCACACCCTGGTGGGTGCGGGTGCCGCCGAGGGCGCGATCGACGCTGCGAGCATCCTCAAGCCGATGCTCGCGCGCGGCGAGTTGCAGACCATCGGTGCCACGACGCTCGACGAGTACCGCAAGCACATCGAGAAGGACGCGGCCCTCGAGCGCCGCTTCCAGCCGATCCAGGTCGCCGAGCCGTCCGTGGCTCTGACGGTCGACATCCTCAAGGGGCTGCGCGACCGCTACGAGGCGCACCACCGCATCACTATCACCGACGAGGCCCTCTCGTCCGCGGCGACGATGGCTGACCGCTACATCCAGGACCGGTTCCTTCCCGACAAGGCGATCGACCTGATCGACGAGGCCGGCGCACGCCTGCGCATCCAGCGCATGACCGCTCCGCCGGACCTGCGCGAGTTCGACGAGGCCATCGCGGCCAACAAGCTCGAGAAGGACGCGGCGATCGACGCCCAGGACTTCGAGCGGGCCGCCCGGCTCCGCGACGAGGAGCAGAAGCTCCGCGCCCAGCGGGCGGAGAAGGAGGAGGCATGGAAGCAGGGCGACTCCGACATCCCCGCCGTCGTCGGCGAGGAGGAGATCGCTGTCGTGCTCTCCGGCTCGACCGGTATCCCGGTGTTCAAGCTCACCGAGGAGGAGTCCCAGCGACTGCTCCGCATGGAGGAGGAGCTCGGCAAGCGGTACATCGGCCAGGAGGACGCGGTCAAGGCGCTCTCGCGTTCGATCCGCCGCACCCGTGCCGGCCTGAAGGATCCGAAGCGTCCAAGCGGCTCGTTCATCTTCGCCGGCCCGTCCGGCGTCGGAAAGACCGAGCTGACCAAGGCGCTGACCGAGTTCCTGTTCGGCGACGAGGACGCCCTCATCACGCTGGACATGAGCGAGTACTCCGAGAAGCACACCGCCTCGCGGATGTTCGGTTCGCCTCCCGGCTACGTCGGCTACGAAGAGGGCGGCCAGCTCACCGAGAAGGTGCGCCGCAAGCCGTTCTCCGTCGTCCTGTTCGACGAGATCGAGAAGGCCCACCCGGACATCTTCAACTCGCTGCTGCAGATCCTGGACGAGGGTCGTCTGACCGACGCCCAGGGCCGCGTGGTCGACTTCAAGAACACGGTCATCGTGATGACGACCAACCTCGGTACGCGTGACATCTCGAAGTCCGTGAACCTCGGGTTCTCGAAGGCCGGCGACACGGAGTCCAACTACGAGAAGATGAAGGCGAAGGTCTCCGACGAGCTCAAGCAGCACTTCCGTCCGGAGTTCCTGAACCGCGTCGACGAGATCGTCGTGTTCCACCAGCTGACGCAGACCGACATCGAGCGGATCGTCGACCTGATGGTCGCGCAGATCGAGTCGCGTCTGAAGGACAAGGACATGGGCATCGAGCTCACGCCCGCGGCCAAGACGCTGATCGCCAAGCGCGGGTTCGACCCGGTGCTCGGTGCCCGCCCGCTGCGCCGCGCCCTCCAGCGCGACGTCGAGGACATCCTGGCCGAGAAGATCCTCTTCGGGGAGCTCTCCGCGGGCCAGATCGTCCAGGTCGATGTCGCCGAGGAAGGCTCGGAGCTGCCGTTCAAGTTCACCGGCGTGGCCAAGGCCGACGTCGCAGAGCTCGAGCCGGCATTCGAGGGCGAACAGGGCTGA
- a CDS encoding TetR/AcrR family transcriptional regulator: protein MPKIAAATVAEHREHIRGALVDAAEQILRAGEPLTAGVVSASAGIARNSIYRYVDSVDDLRGMVLARYLPAWDEAVAQALAPLPDPGDRIVAWVKVNIRQADSTGHSWLMDISRGASSSNASAEVADHAHRILRDALGSAWLDLVGDPEEARIQAALTLGLLQAAFQALDSDLPTERLVESTGNAARALVDAARRQ from the coding sequence ATGCCAAAGATCGCCGCAGCCACCGTCGCAGAACACCGCGAACACATTCGCGGTGCCCTCGTGGACGCTGCCGAGCAGATCCTCCGCGCCGGCGAGCCGTTGACCGCAGGCGTGGTCAGCGCGTCGGCTGGCATCGCCCGCAACTCGATCTACCGCTACGTGGACAGCGTCGACGATCTGCGCGGCATGGTGCTCGCGCGCTACCTCCCCGCATGGGACGAGGCCGTGGCGCAGGCACTTGCACCGCTGCCCGATCCGGGCGACCGCATCGTGGCGTGGGTGAAGGTCAACATCCGCCAGGCCGACTCGACCGGCCACAGTTGGCTGATGGACATCTCCCGCGGCGCCTCGTCGTCCAACGCCAGCGCCGAAGTGGCCGACCACGCCCACCGGATCCTGCGCGACGCGCTGGGCTCCGCATGGCTCGACCTCGTCGGCGACCCAGAGGAGGCCCGCATCCAGGCGGCGCTCACGCTCGGCCTGCTGCAGGCCGCCTTCCAGGCCCTCGATTCCGACCTCCCGACCGAACGCCTCGTCGAGTCGACCGGCAACGCCGCTCGCGCCCTCGTCGACGCCGCTCGGCGCCAGTGA
- a CDS encoding histone-like nucleoid-structuring protein Lsr2, whose translation MAREIRVILTDDLDGTEADQTVEFSLGNASYSIDLSDANVAKLEAALEPFIAKAEKVRGRRSRRTSAAAGGRAGRGGTAEIRAWARENGFEVSDRGRVPADVMAAYEAAN comes from the coding sequence ATGGCGCGCGAGATCCGAGTAATTCTGACCGATGACCTTGACGGCACGGAGGCCGATCAGACGGTCGAGTTCTCGCTGGGTAACGCTTCGTACAGCATCGATCTCAGCGATGCGAACGTCGCGAAGTTGGAGGCCGCACTCGAGCCCTTCATCGCAAAGGCCGAGAAGGTCCGCGGCAGGCGTTCGCGCCGCACCAGCGCGGCCGCGGGCGGCCGTGCGGGACGGGGCGGAACTGCCGAGATCCGGGCCTGGGCACGTGAGAACGGCTTCGAGGTCTCTGACCGCGGCAGGGTGCCGGCGGACGTCATGGCAGCCTACGAGGCGGCCAACTGA
- the pgsA gene encoding phosphatidylinositol phosphate synthase, translated as MFSRLRGLYGRLLAPLARLLLSWGIGPSAVTVFGTAGVVVASLTLLPAGRFVAGTLIVLAFLLGDGLDGNMARLGGRESRFGAFLDSTLDRLADAALFGGLVLWGARHDEVVVWLALACLALGFLVSYARARAEVEGWDASSGLFERTDRLLVSLAGVFAVGLGAPVAVLWVGLGLVAVGSAFTVGQRIRAAAVASR; from the coding sequence GTGTTCTCGCGCCTGCGCGGCCTCTACGGCCGCCTCCTCGCCCCGCTCGCCCGGCTGCTTCTCTCCTGGGGCATCGGGCCTAGTGCAGTAACGGTGTTCGGCACCGCCGGGGTGGTGGTGGCCTCGCTCACCCTGCTTCCAGCCGGCCGCTTCGTCGCGGGGACGCTGATCGTGCTCGCCTTCCTGCTCGGCGACGGCCTGGACGGGAACATGGCCCGGCTCGGCGGGAGGGAGTCTCGTTTCGGCGCCTTCCTCGACTCGACCCTCGACCGGCTCGCCGATGCGGCACTGTTCGGTGGGCTCGTCCTCTGGGGAGCCAGGCATGACGAGGTGGTGGTGTGGCTGGCGCTCGCCTGCCTCGCGCTTGGCTTCCTGGTGTCCTACGCAAGGGCCCGGGCGGAGGTCGAGGGCTGGGACGCGTCGTCCGGGCTCTTCGAGCGGACCGACCGGCTCCTGGTGAGCCTCGCCGGGGTGTTCGCCGTCGGGCTCGGCGCGCCTGTCGCCGTGCTCTGGGTCGGGCTCGGCCTCGTCGCCGTCGGAAGTGCCTTCACGGTCGGACAGCGCATCCGCGCCGCCGCCGTCGCGTCCCGATAA